The Pelodiscus sinensis isolate JC-2024 chromosome 32, ASM4963464v1, whole genome shotgun sequence genomic sequence ATTTCAAGTGAACTTTTGGGAGAAACCACTTGCACTCACCCAGGTTTGCTCACTCCCGGTTCACCCGTTTCTCCCACTCCCCCAGTACTCCGTAGTTCTCGGGTCACCCCAGGGAGGTGTGCACAGAGCAGTCACAGTGATGAGCTGTGGTGGACAGTGTGTTACCTGCACCTGCTGTTTGGGGCCTGTTAGGAATTGTGCGATGGGGTAGAGCAGTGAGTCTCAACTGTTCAACcccgctcaatgcaaacctttccatggaacATCAGCCAACCACCGgtgatgagggggtgggggtctagtggggaggtggggtgcaggatatGGCCTGGAAgtaaggtgcgggagcaggctgaggagaaaagggagagagtggggggggtctgggagggtccaggagggggatggggtgggaagaTGTGGCAGGGACGGAGGGTACAGGAGTagactgagggtgggggggtgctctggtgtgggaggcagggctgtaagatctgggcaggagggtgcaggagcagggtgggggtgcaagatctgggcaggagggggcaggagcagggtgggggtgcgagatctgggcaggagggggcaggagcagggtgggggtgcagagtctcgGTGGGTGGGGGGTGCATGAAGACAATGGGGGCGTGggctctgggcatgagggagatgCTTatgtgggtggctctgtgcctcctgctgcccccaggcactgtccccctcccctgctgttcccattggggcgggagctgtggggctggagcaccagcagggGCCTCagggctgtggtgtccaaagaggTCAAGGGTGAAGAACGCCAAGTCCTAGACAGGAGAAGCAGCTGTTCTCTCGGGAGGGTGACTGACCCACGGATGGGGAATGGCCCTGGCTGTGACATGGGCCATGGAGACACTTTGCTGATATCTCCTGGGTAACTCCCTCTCCTTGTGCCTCGCAGCCCACGTCTCTCCATTGGCTGAGCACCATGAACAGACACAAATGCCTGCGCCCCAGGGGTCTAGCTTTCCACAGTGCTGTGACTGCCGGGGATTCCCTCATCCTGGGCAAATGCGGATTCCTTTTCTTGGGAGGGAGACAGGGGCAGGAAAAGGGCTCAGCACTGGACCCCATCCTAAGGGGGAAGGGGTGATGGGGTGTCTAAGCCCCACATTAGTGAACCAAGGTTAATGAGCCGCTCTGGTCCCAGAAGGCCCCATCCAGCCGCACCTGCAGGGCATGCTCACAAGGGAGGCAGATCATGGGAGGCAGACAAAGCAAGAGAGAAGCCCGTCGCTCCGAGCTGGTGCAGAGAACCCAGGGGTCAGAGCCTGCTGCTGAGCCATCTTGAGACACTTCACTGGGACTTACCTCTGAGACGCAATGAAGCTGGTCTTTAATCAGCAACAACGGTTTAGGACCAGAATCCAGGGGGAGCCTCCCCTCCAAATTAAATTCTGGTGAGAAATTGGTGGGCGCCAAGAGGAGGGCTGGGAAGGCATTTGGGTCCCAGGTGACCTTAGAATGGGCCAGCACAAGGTGGCAcacaggtaggctgtgtctagactggcaagtttttccacaaaatcatctgattttgcagaaaaacttgccagctgtctacactggccgcttgactttccggaaaagctctgacgatctcctgtaaaatcatcagtgctttcccggaaatactatgctgctcccgttcaggcaaaagtcttttcccaaaagacttttgtgcaaaagggccagtgtagacagcacagtcgtgttttccgcaaaaaagccctgatcgcgaaaatggcaatcggggcttttttgcgcaaaagcgcatctagattgaccacggacgcttttccgcaaaaagtgcttttgcggaaaagcatcctgccaatctagacgtgcttttccgaaaatgcttttaacggaaaacttttccgttaaaggcatttccggaaaatcatgccagtgtagacgtagacgtagTGCCTGGAGCCATCACCCAAGGGAGCTGAGTTGAGCGAGGAGCTGTGCCAGCTACTTCTCTTTTAAAGCGGGATTAGTAATTAAGGGATTCAGCCGGGGACGGGCGACAAACACACAGAAAGGGGTAACTGACTAGAAAGTGGGGGGTAGGCGAAGACGTCTGAAGGAGTCCAAGTGTGCGTCTCTTTATAGGCAGGGATAGTCCTGAGAGAAAGAGCAGCGGTGCTGCAGCTGTTGTTGGGGAGAAGGAGACAGGCTGCTCCCCTCGGAAAGTGTCCGGCCTCTTGGGGCGGGGAAGGGCTGGCCTTCCCACGAGGTGAattgaggcggccgcctcaggtgccagactgtgggacggcgccactaggacccagagtgtagaaaattgtgtctgctgctggtgcagatgtatccctctgctctagatgcacagagatggtgcagGGCcatgagaggaggagaacaggaagaaggcagaattgagacctttcaaagtgttggcccaagcaagggggcctgggggcatcatttgagctccctgcctcaggtgcccaaaggttgtgggccggccctgggtggggagggggccatgCTAGCTCCTCTCTGGCTCACAGGTCACCCAAGTTCTGCTCACAGCGCCGGGGATTCCCTGAACTGGTTATATGTGGgctggggaagagaagaaagatgaAAGCTCCGAGACCGTAAGAACCACAAGAACGAAAAAAGGGCCGTGAGTTTGGGTTTCAACATCCTGTTACTCGCTATTTGTTCTACAGTGCGTACAAAGTCCCCATGAACAACGGCTGGGCTAGTCCCGCCGTGTCCACTCCAGCAGAGACGGGCAGGGAATGTCCGTAACGGAGCGGGGCTGCTGACACAGTCAGGTCGAAACGAGACTCCTATACAACCAGAGCGGGAGCCTGACGAACCGCTGAATGTGCTGCCGCCGGCAGGCGAGAGGCCCTCGGTATGCACGGTGACAAAGCTGTGccttgctcctgccctggccaCCTCTAGCACCCTGCTCGGCACCCAGGCCTCCCTGCCGAGACGTTCCCTCGTGAGCCCAGTCTGTGTTAGTCCCAGTGGTGCACTCTGGGGCACAGGCACTCATCCTAATGGAAACGGAAGGAAACCTACAACCTGTCCTACACAGGCCAAGAGTAAAAAcgtaacaacacacacacacacacacacgccccttgTGTCCTACCAGCTACTCACCACCCCCAGCCGCCGGCCTGTTCTCCTTGCTCATCATCCCAAAGTCCCAACCACTAAAACAACCAGCTCTCCCAAGAAcctaccccttcccccaacaACCCCTGCTACGAAGCCATACCAGCTCCCTCCCACTGCTCACCACCCCACTAACCCCGAAAACGCAGAGCCTACAAGCACACAGCCCCCATCTTTGCCAGCCACCTCCCCCTGCCACAGAAtggcctcttctcccctcccctgacccTTAGCATGCTTGAGTGGGGTAGGGCCATAAAGGCAGGAAGGACACGGggttctcccctgtgtgggttctctggtGCCTCTTGTGGTGGGAGCTGcggctgaagcttttcccgcagtaaATGCACTCGTACGGCTTCTCGCCCGTGTGGATCCGGTGGTGCTGGGTGAGGGTGGATTTGTcagtgaagcttttcccgcagtcagagcacgTGTAGGGTTTCTCCCCCGTGTGGATCCTCTGGTGTCTGATCAGGTTGGAGCTGACGTTGAAGCATTTCCCGCAGTGGGTGCACTCGTAGGGTTTCTCGCCCGTGTGGATCCGCATGTGTTTGACCAGGTCCGAGTTCTGGCTGAAGCTCTGCCAGCACTCGGCACACGTGTTGGGGATCTCGATGGCTGAGGTTCTCTTCTTCGATGCTTTGGGTTTTTTGACTTTCCCGGCAGCAGCTCTGTCCTCTAGGGGGCATGTGTCCTGCTTTTTCCCGGCGGGGCTTTTCAGGCGCTTCTTGTGGCGGGAGCTACGGCTGAAACTTTTCCCGCAGTCGATGCACTTGTAGGGCCTTTCGTCCGTCTGGACACACTGGTGCTGGGTCTGAGTGGACTTGTccgtgaagcttttcccacagtcagagcactgGTGGGGTGTCTCCTCTGTGTGGCTCCTCTGGTGCCGGAGGAGGTTTGAATTGatgctgaagcttttcccgcaatCGATGCATTTATAGGGCTTCTCTCCGGTGTGGATTCGCCGATGGTTCAGCAGGTCTGAGCTCTggttgaagcttttcccgcactcGATGCAGATGTTGGGCCTCTCCCCGGCGTACGTTCTCTGGCGGACGATGGTGTCTTTGCGTTTCCTCACGCCTCTCCCGCGGTGGGCATATTTACCTTCTCTCTCCTCCGAAGGGACTggctgctgggcttctggcctGCCCTGACTCTTAAGGGGCTTCCCCTGCTCCGGATTCTGAGATACGTTTCCTTTGGATCGTTTTGGAGACATCTCAGGCCGGTCTTCTCCAGCCAGGCTTTGAAGATTCTCTTGCCGTGTGACCGCTCCCAGTCCTGTCGCCTGCCGGGAAAAGGAGAATCCAGACAGGCGCAAAAGGAACAGGGGTAATCGGATGACAAATTAGTCTAGCTCCCAAAATGAAGATGAAACAAATCTAAGGGTTGGATGGTGCAGGAAGCCAAGCTCAAAAGGGAATTAAGGCACAGTTTGTAACTACTTCCCAAGacaggtgggctgtgtctacattggcacccttttccagaaatgcttaaaacggaacagttttctgttataagtatttccggaaaagcgcgtctacattggccacagacgcttttccggaaaaaagccccgatcgtcattttcgcgatcggggcttttttgtggaaaagagtactgtgctgtctacactggcccttttctggaacagttttccggaaaaaggacttttgcccgagcgggagcagcatagtttttctggaaaagcagctgatttcttacagtagatcgtcagtgcttttccagaaattcaaggggccagtgtagacagctcgcagcttattccggaaaagcagcgcttttccggaacaagtggcccagtgtagacacagccgtggtggattttccatcatttaaaaaatgtaaactaaATAAAGATTGGatgccccttttttttttttttttttttttttttttttttttttaaagaaaaagtgctTTCCATCTCCACCACAAGTAACTGGGCTTCATGCAGGGATCACTGGGTGACCTTCTCTGACCTGTGCTGTACAGAAAAGGTTCTCGGCCAGGGATCTGGGGGCCCCTGGAAGGGCCGTGAGGCGGTAACATAAACCAGAGAGGCAGGCCAATGCTAGACTCACTGGAGCCCAAGGCAGAAAGTGGAAGACTGAGCCATGTCATGTGGAACTAATGCTGAAGTGCGAGTAACTTCGCTTTGTGGGGACCCAGGTAATTGCTCCGTTTCCTGTCTCCTGACGCCAGGCCTGCCTTTTAATCTACTGGCTGTGCAGAAAATCACTGGCTGGACAGGGAGTTTTTATAACATTGGGACAGGGGAGGGCTTAGGAAGAAAAAGGCGGAGAATCCCTGTCCCATAGGAAGGCTGTTTCGGAGCATTGTTCCCcgcaagctgagcacttgggcagccggctgctcgggagagattccagtgctgcccagcttaTCAGCAGAGCGCCCGCCGCTCGGTTTTGTTTCTGCTGGCGGTGCACATTCACATGTCCCTCAGGGCACgtaacaaaacttattctgcacacagatggaaaaggtGGGAGGGGACAGTGCTCAGGGGCACAGTCTGACATCTGcgctcacagctgccctgggcaACCGCTCAGGTTTTCTGTGCTGCCTTTCATGTACAGAACAAGCTGCATTATCTGGCTCTGTGCCAGCCAAAAAGCACTGTCAACTGGCATTGCTCATCTTCATAGGCAGTCTGGTTGCTGCGAAGCCAGAAGGCTCCATGCGGCTCTCCAGAAACAGTGACACGTCCCTGCTACCCCTGGGAggaaagggctcagggcagggggttgggcccCCCTGTCTGTGCCTCTGCTTAGGAACAACTTGTGGGGAGGCAGCTGAGGTGAGTGCCCCgggatctggcaccccaaccctctgccccgagccccctcctgcacctcctccagcccctcagccccatgCCTCCTCCCTCACGCAAACTCCTTTCGTCTTCATTCActggattcccctcccccccgatttccagcacctcccactctccccccatGCCGGATAACAAAGGCCTTACGGGACTGACACAGGGGCCAGTCCTACAGCTATTCACACCAGTAAGTAAATAGTTCCAGGAGCATCACGAGGCCTCGTGCCCCACAGCCTGGCTTTGTAGAACCACGGACACAGGCGAAACGGAGAGCGGGCGCAGAGCAGTCCCCCGCCTCTGCTGGGCTGGGTGAGGACACGGGCCAGCCCCTcgggacaggcaggcaggcaaggaaCAGTTTTGTTTGTTCCCAGCCGGATTGGTCACGGGCAAGGCTAGAATCAATCAATCGGAGTGGGGAACCttcagcccccggcttgcctggatccagccccggaGGCTcaaagtcccctcccccagcattagggaactggtgctccagccctggagcacccgtAACCCGGTAATGCACTTCCCACTCTGctactgcaccctacctcctgccaagccctaccaccccttgccgattcctgcaccccacctcctgcccggccctcccaccccttgccgattcctgcaccccacctcctgcccggccctctcaccccttgccgattcctgcaccccacctcctgccaagccctcccaccccttgccgattcctgcaccccacctcctgcccggccctcccaccccttgccgattcctgcaccccacctcctgcccggccctcccaccccttgccgattcctgcaccccacctcctgcccagccctcccaccccttgccgattcctgcaccccacctcctgcccggccctcccaccccttgccgattcctgcaccccacctcctgcccagccctcccaccccttgccgattcctgcaccccacctcctgcccggccctcccactccttgccaattcctgcaccccacctcctgcccagccctcccaccccttgccgattcctgcaccccacctcctgccaagccctcccactccttgccgattcctgcaccccacctcctgcccggccctcccaccccttgccgattcctgcaccccacctcctgccaagcccttccaccccttgccgattcctgcaccccacctcctgcccagccctcccactccttgccgattcctgcaccccacctcctgccaagccctcccaccccttgccgattcctgcaccccacctcctgccaagccctcccaccccttgcagattcctgcaccccacctcctgcccggccctcccaccccttgccgattcctgcaccccacctcctgccaagccctcccaccccttgccgattcctgcaccccacctcctgccaagccctcccaccccttgccgattcctgcaccccacctcctgcccggccctcccaccccttgccgattcctgcaccccacctcctgcccggccctcccaccccttgccgattcctgcaccccacctcctgcccggccctcccaccccttgccgattcctgcaccccacctcctgcccagccctcccaccccttgccgattcctgcaccccacctcctgcccggccctcccaccccttgccgattcctgcaccccacctcctgcccggccctcccaccccttgccgattcctgcaccccacctcctgccaagccctcccactccttgccgattcctgcaccccacctcctgcccggccctcccaccccttgccgattcctgcaccccacctcctgcccggccctcccaccccttgccgattcctgcaccccacctcctgccaagccctcccaccccttgccgattcctgcaccccacctcctgcccggccctcccaccccttgccgattcctgcaccccacctcctgcccggccctcccactccttgccgattcctgcaccccacctcctgccaagccctcccaccccttgctgattcctgcaccccacctcctgcccggccctcccaccccttgccgattcctgcaccccacctcctgcccggccctcccaccccttgccgattcctgcaccccacctcctgccaagccctcccaccccttgccgattcctgcaccccacctcctgccaagccctcccaccccttgccgattcctgcaccccacctcctgccaagccctcccaccccttgctgattcctgcaccccacctcctgccaagccctcccaccccttgccaattcctgcaccccacctcctgcccggccctcccaccccttgccgattcctgcaccccacctcctgccaagccctcccaccccttgccaattcctgcaccccacctcctgcccggccctcccaccccttgccgattcctgcaccccacctcctgccaagccctcccaccccttgcagattcctgcaccccacctcctgccaagccctcccacctcttgccgattcctgcaccccacctcctgccaagccctcccacctcttgccgattcctgcaccccacctcctgcccggccgtcccaccccttgccgattcctgcaccccacctcctgcccagccctcccaccccttgccgattcctgcaccccacctcctgcccggccctcccaccccttgccgattcctgcaccctacctcctgcccagccctcccaccccaacctgctcctgccccatacctcctgcccagccctcccaccccttgccgattcctgcaccctacctcctgcccagccctcccaccccaacctgctcctgccccatacctcctgcccagccctcccaccccttgccggttcctgcaccccacctcctgccaagccctcccaccccttgccgattcctgcaccccacctcctgccaagccctcccaccccttgccgattcctgcaccccacctcctgccaagccctcccaccccttgccgattcctgcaccccacctcctgcccggccctcccaccccttgccgattcctgcaccccacctcctgccaagccctcccaccccttgccgattcctgcaccccacctcctgcccagccctcccaccccttgccgattcctgcaccccacctcctgcccagccctcccaccccttgccgattcctgcaccccacctcctgcccggccctcccaccccttgccgattcctgcaccccacctcctgcccggccctcccaccccttgccgattcctgcaccccacctcctgcccggccctctcaccccttgccgattcctgcaccccacctcctgcccggccctcccaccccttgccgattcctgcaccctaccccctgcccggccctcccaccccttgccgattcctgcaccccacctcctgccaagccctcccaccccttgccgattcctgcaccccacctcctgcccggccctcccaccccttgccaattcctgcaccccacctcctgcccggccctcccaccccttgccaattcctgcaccccacctcctgccaagccctcccaccccttgccaattcctgcaccccacctcctgccaagccctcccaccccttgcagattcctgcaccccacctcctgccaagccctcccaccccttgccaattcctgcaccccacctcctgccaagccctcccaccccttgccgattcctgcaccccacctcctgcccggccctcccaccccttgccaattcctgcaccccacctcctgcccagccctcccaccccttgccgattcctgcaccccacctcctgcccggccctcccaccccttgccgattcctgcaccccacctcctgcccggccctcccaccccttgccaattcctgcaccccacctcctgccaagccctcccaccccttgccaattcctgcaccccacctcctgccaagccctcccaccccttgccaattcctgcaccccacctcctgcccggccctcccaccccttgccgattcctgcaccccacctcctgccaagccctcccaccccttgccaattcctgcaccccacctcctgcccggccctcccacctcttgccgattcctgcaccccacctcctgccaagccctcccaccccttgccgattcctgcaccctacctcctgcccacccctcccaccccttgccgattcctgcaccctgcctcctgcccggccctcccaccccttgccgattcctgcaccccacctcctgcccagccctcccaccccttgccaattcctgcaccccacctcctgccaagccctcccaccccttgccaattcctgcaccccacctcctgccaagccctcccaccccttgccaattcctgcaccccacctcctgcccggccctcccaccccttgccgattcctgcaccccacctcctgccaagccctcccaccccttgccgattcctgcaccccacctcctgcccggccctcccaccccttgccgattcctgcaccccacctcctgccaagccctcccaccccttgccgattcctgcaccccacctcctgccaagccctcccaccccttgccgattcctgcaccccacctcctgccaagccctcccaccccttgccaattcctgcaccccacctcctgcccggccctcccaccccttgccgattcctgcaccccacctcctgcccagccctcccaccccttgccgattcctgcaccccacctcctgcccggccctcccaccccttgccgattcctgcaccccacctcctgcc encodes the following:
- the LOC106731294 gene encoding uncharacterized protein LOC106731294, whose amino-acid sequence is MSPKRSKGNVSQNPEQGKPLKSQGRPEAQQPVPSEEREGKYAHRGRGVRKRKDTIVRQRTYAGERPNICIECGKSFNQSSDLLNHRRIHTGEKPYKCIDCGKSFSINSNLLRHQRSHTEETPHQCSDCGKSFTDKSTQTQHQCVQTDERPYKCIDCGKSFSRSSRHKKRLKSPAGKKQDTCPLEDRAAAGKVKKPKASKKRTSAIEIPNTCAECWQSFSQNSDLVKHMRIHTGEKPYECTHCGKCFNVSSNLIRHQRIHTGEKPYTCSDCGKSFTDKSTLTQHHRIHTGEKPYECIYCGKSFSRSSHHKRHQRTHTGENPVSFLPLWPYPTQAC